The window tggaatgagttaagactttgggggactgttaggaagacatgattgtgttttgaaacgtgaggacatgagattttggaggagcCAGGGgcagtccccacccaaatctcatcttgaattatagttcccataatccccacatgtcatgggaattGCCTCcgatgggaggtaactgaatcatgggagcagttaccctcatgctgttctcatgatagtgagttctcacaagatctggcttttttttttttttgagacagagtcttgctcgatcgcccaggctggagtgcagtggcacaatctaagctcactgcaacctacatctctcgggttcaagtgattctcctgcctcagcctcttgactagCCAGGATTAcgggtgctcgccaccatgcttggctaattttttttttttttttttgtattttacagatggggtttcactatgttggctaggctggtcttgaactcctgacttcaggtgatctgcctgccttggcctcccaaagtgctgggatcacaggcataagccactgcgcccggctgatctgatggtttcataaggcttttcccccttttgctcagcacttctccttcctgccgccatgtgaagaaggacatgtttgcttccccttccaccacgattgtaagttgtttcctgaggcctccccggccatgctgaactgtgagtcaattaaacctctttcctttataaattatccagttttgggtatgtctttattagtagaatgagaacagactaatacaaccctTAAAGGAGACTGACGGAGAGGATTCTTCCTGGATCCCAGCACTTCCTCTGAATGCTACTGACATTCTTCTTGAGGACTTTAAACTGGGAGATAGAAAACAGATTCCATGGCTCAGCAGCTTGAGAGCAGGGAGGGAGCCAAGCTATAGATGACGTGGGCAGCCTCccctgaggccaggtgtggccGAACCTGGGCAGTGCTGCCACCCACCCCACCAGGGCCAAGTCCTGTCCTTGGAGAGCCAAGCCTCAATCACTGCTAGCCTCAAGTGTCCCCAAGCCACAGTGGCTAGGGGGACTCAGGGAACAGTTCCCAGTCTGCCCTACTTCTCTTACCTTTACCCCTCATACCTCCAAAGTAGACCATGTTCATGAGGTCCAAAGCCAGACTCCCAGAGAGCCCTCATTCTCGTTTGTCAGTGTGGTCCCACAGACTCTATTGAGCAGAAATTCCTTTCAGTATCTTGCATGTGAACTTTTGTAGGCTCTCACAGCTGTGCAGGTTTCACCTGTGTTTGTGTTCTGTTGGTTCAGTCATGAGCAGAATTGGGGAAGGAATCAGGCACACCTACCTCAGTACTAATTTTTTTTGGCTGTCTTTTCCCAAAATGTCATAGATCAGTTACAGATAACAGAAGAGTAACTGTACAGGAAAACTGTCACTTTGGGCTGTCTGTGCTGCTTAAATGGGAAGGCGGCTGCATCTTTgatcccaatttttaaatttcttcttactGTAACTATGAGGTAAAGGAGCCGGCACATCAAACATTTTCACCTGCAACAAATAGGAATCATTTTCTTATGCACCGAATTGAGAACTTTGGAATGAGtggctctattttttctttttttcaccccTTGTCTGTTCTCCATAtcccattcattcttttttatttattttattttttttagaccgagttttgctcttgttgcccaggctggagtgcaatggcagtctcggctcactgcaacttccacctcccaggttcaagtgattctcctgcctcagcctcccaagtagctgggattacaggcacctgccaccatgcccagctaattttttgcatttttagtagagacggggtttcaccatgttggccaggatggtctcgaactcctgacctcaggtgattccacccgcctcagcctcccaaagtgctgggattacaggcatgagccaccatgcccagcctcattcttTTACGTTTCTCTTTATGTGAATAATCTGCCCTTTGGTTTCATTCTTTACTCAAGAGCCATCCTGACATCCAAGCTTCCACATCTTAGGAGGCATCTCACGTTGCGTTTCATGAACTAATGCATTCATCAAATGTTGAATAAAGGCCTGTgatgtgcctggccttcttttagGAGCTGGACAGAATAAAGTTCCTGATCTCATGGAATTTACATCATATCTCATGAAGCTTACGTTCTAgtaaaagaaatagataataaataaatatacgtCAGTGGTACCAATGCCAAGAAGAAAAGCAAGCCAAGGTACAAGGCAACAAATGGTAGCATGAAAGTCCCTTTCAGGCCCTCTTTCTTCTTCAGCATATCCTTAAAACCTGTAGGGAAAGAGTGCTGGACAGTCCTGGCTATACAATCATACTTCAGCAGGACTCCCCAGTAATTGTGAAAGGGATGTAGGTATGTTTGTCCATGAACTTCCCTAGTAATATGAGGCCACTTGGTGTATTATGAAATCCCCTGAGTCTCTCAAATGTGTGACTCTCCAATCCTAaaatcctcatctataaaataaaaatgactacatcccagggttattgtgaagattcCATAAGCCAGTGTCCAAAAAGGGCCGGGCAGACAGTCAGCAGTAACCATGTGCTGgcttttctttccccatttctcccttcccctttcccagaCTCTTACCTTGATAAAAACAGCCTTCTCCCCAAGCCATACATATGATCTGCCTTATGAAGGAACCGTTGGAAGGCagactaatttttctttattataaaatttccttAATCCCAGAGAGCCTCAGTATCTTCAGATAACTTGGcgtgactaaaaaaaaaattcttattgggTTCATCCAGAGTCTGAGTGGCCTTAGGCGGGTGCTATTATGTAGGGGAAGGTTCATGAAACTGCCATGAAGGAACTAAGGCATTGACTTATAAATATCCTAACATGTGAGCAGATGAGAAAGAGACTTTAGACCTGCTTGGGAGTTGGAAGTTGACTACCACATCTCTCTCCAACACATCATAACCAGGATAAATATGGAAAcgtatttaaaaatctaaatctcATTTCCTCCCGTTGCCCTCAATGGTAcgttaataaagaaaataaattccctggtgagtaatattttttatattatgagAAACATTAATATtgacaacaaaaaaaatgtagcttCCTTACCCTGACAGTTGAAATCCAGGTTAACTTAGCCCCCTTATAAGGCTCTTGTTTTTTCATTATACGACAGATCAAAACCAAACTCATTACCCTTTCACGAGATCACCCCCTTTCCGGCCTCTTCTTTTGGGGTACACAAAAAAAGCTCTCTGTTAGAAATAGGAGAACACATCCCTTTGACCCTGATCAAGATGTTTAGCTTCTCAGTGTCTTGGGCTCAGACCAGATGAACTCCAGGGGAGTTCCTATGCATCTCCTGAACTTTTCCTTTGAAAGTATTCTTCCcctattcttccttccttcatccatTTCTACTTCCTCTCGGGTCATAATCCACACCTGCAATATCGGATTGCCCCAGTTCAGCAGGGTCTTCTTCCATTGTTCCAACAGCTCCAGGAATGTGTTTGTGGTGAATCTCCTGTATAGCTGGGCAATCTTTCCTGATACAGCCTCTCCAATGAGCAAGAACAAGCACATACCACGCTGTATATTTGCACTCTTTGTTAAACAGATACAGCTTTTAAGTCCTCAttcatcccagcctccagagagAGGGTAAGGACAAGGACTCTCGGTAGTGAGGAGAGGAGATTTAGGACCCACCTTAGGAAAattgtgaaaaatacaaaaagctagtAGTCATTTTCCAAGTAGACCTAGATGACTAAAGATTTGATATATCACCTGTCTGACCCTCCACttttatattcacagagttggaaTGCTGCAAACATTCTATTGTGAGCTTGCTTTTATTAATGAGAGCCCTGGCCTCATAAAGAAACACACCACAGTCCAGGCCTGCTGGCTAGGAGCACTGTGGAGCAGAGTATTCTTTGGGGTCCAACTACTCACTACTTAGCCAACTTAACTGGCCCCCTGTTCTCACTGTTTCTCACATTCCACTGCTTATCTGGTTGTAAAGTATACTTTTCTCCCCATCTCCGCCTTACCATTGCATCACATTAGAAAAGCATCCTTTCACTTCTGTGCAAGGTTctataatgaaaagaaataatgaaaaggtacTTCTCATGATGGAAAATTCCATGTTATCCAGAGATATGAATAAGGAGAAAAGACAGCTGTCAGCGGGCATCCTTTGAGCCTAAATGAATCCATGTTACAAACCATTTGTGATGGTGCCAAAAGGAACCAGAACATTGCAAAGGATGCAACATGTACTACAGGGTGGTTCCCCTGACTTTGCTTTGATTGAAATGTAAAGATTCAAAAAAATTCTGGGGAACTGAAATAAGATtgacaacttttaatttttcaaataagaccatgaaaaaacaaagaaaggctaCCCTCTATTATggcaatttcatttaaaaaggatGTTTTAGTGGTATGCCCATACAaggtaatattttattgagattcAAAAATAGTaaagttctgacacatgctacaacatggatgaaccttgaaaacattaagctACATGAAATttagccagacacaaaaggacaaataccatatgatccactTACATGAAGCATGTAAAGGAGGCAAAtgcatagagacaggaagtagctGAGAGGTTACCCGGGGTCGGGGGAGTGGGGAATagggagttattgcttaatgggcACAGAGTGTGTTTGGAGTGATAAGAAATTTTTGAAAtagatagtggtaatggttgtacaacattgtgagtGTAGTTCCACATAATACAATGCCAGTGGATTGTATataaaaatggtttaaatggtTAAAACCGGAAGGCATTTTAACACACACAGTGGAAAGCACAGAGGTTCACCCACGGATGCTTTCATTGAGGTAGCGGAAAGGACAGGTGCAGTTCCAGGTGAGTTTGTCAGCTGAGCTGTGAAAGAGAGAGTTCTGGCTCATCTGCTGAGAATGAAAGGGTCTTGGCATTAGAATCTTATTTCTTCTGACAACAGCTCTCTACTCCTTTGTTCAGCCTTTTGTTCTCCATGATCTGGTCCTGGGCTTACTTCACCAATACACTCACTACAATGAAGCCTTCACTTCAATCAAGCCCGGGAGCACACCCAGCTCTCTGCCACCTCCATCTCCTTAGTCGGGCTGTTGTTCCTTTTCCTTCGTTCAGCCACCTCCTTCCCATCTTCAAGGCCAGCTCAAGAACCGTCTCCATGTGGAGAAGATCCTTTCTCCCTAATTAGCCTTCATCCTCCTCACTGCCTCCCCAGCCTTCACCACCAACAGCATTTGAGATGCCACTCCCCACTGGCCCTTACCCACAGCAGTGGGCTGATTACGGCTTTCCATTGGTTAATCCCAGGCAGGCGCCTTCTCATATGCTTATTTGGCATATGCTTCCCTAAACAAGTGCTAAAGGTCTTATAAGTACTCAGTggacacccacctcggcctcccaaagtgctgggattacaggcatgagccaccgctccaccCTCCAATTATTTCTTAGGATGAATTCCTGGAAGTAGAGCTTATAGGTCAGTGGTAAGAACCTATTTgtaatatgctttttaaatgaaACACGGGTGATAAAGCAGATTTAGGGCACATGCTAATTTTTCAGTACTTTGATGTGCTCAAAAAATTTAATCAGTTAAAactccaacttttaaaaaataaattcaaataatttaaatagatgTTTTTCCACATTCCATCCACTTCAAACTATGAAAACATGTAAAAAGCACAGAAATCTAACATTGATTTGGGAGACAAGACATATcctaatttcaaaaaaatttttattagttctttaatcaaatgagaaaaaaggTTAAGCAGAAAAAGATGAACCCACATTTGTAAAAAGCGATTTCCtccaaattttgaagaaaaaaatttttattctaagaaatacatattcgttatagaaaatttggaaaatacagagaatAGAGAAAATGTGAATTTCCCAGAATCCAACAACACACAGATAACCTTACAGTTTTACTATTTTctatatacatgtgtatttttaagcaatttgctcttttcttcttccccaccCTACCTCCCAAAAAAGTGGGGAAGGCAGCTCCTGGTGGGCCACACCTGAGCCTGCCTCTCCACCATTCCATCCTCACCACCGGCCTCCCTTCCGCTGAGCTGTGGCCCGTTTCCTCGCTTACATCCCAGACTTTTCTATAAACACACAATCCACCCCATGGCATGCCAAGGCTGCTCTGCTCCCAGAACTGCCAATGCCCAGCGAAACGGGAGGACTCAAAGTCAACTGCCAAGCTACCTTCTTCACTCCAGAGCCAGGCTCCAGGGAACACTGAAGATTTATCTCAGCTGACCAACAACGGAGCAGTAACTAACACCTCTTAAAATGTATATAGcactttaaagtttaaaaagtccTCCCACacacatttaatcttcacaaaacccTCAGAGGCAAACAGAACAGATATCCCCATTTAACAGAaaaggaaaccgaggcacagagggGTTGGGTGAAAAGCAAAACTAGTGAATGGTAGAGCTTGGACGTGGAGCCATAAATTGACTCCAAGGTCAGAGCTCTTTAACATAGCCATTATTAGCAAACTATTTTTAATCTGACTACTGGAAATTAAGAGTCAGAAGGATCTTTAATAAATCCTATAATCTAGTAGCCTTTTAGTAGTCACATGTAAGGAACATAAGGCCCGGAAAAACTAGATGACTGACCAAAGTCGCCAGCTAGTAAGTGACGAAGTAGGTCTGAAGGCACAATCTTCAGACTCCCAGGCCAGTGCTCACTCCAGTCGtccctagagagagagagatggtctGTAATAGGTGATCTCTCATCCGGTGTCTTCTGCTTAGCCAAATGTCAATCAGGAATTAAAATCCTAAAAGTGTAGAATGTTAGAGCCAGAAAGGACCCTAAGGACCACTCAGGCAACGCCCTggcttcacagatgaggaatgTGAATCCAAGTCCCTGATGTTCCATTCTGTGTATCTTGCACCCATCATGTTACTTCGCTTCCCAACAGAGTCAGAAATTAAATCTGGCCAAAGACGTTTACTTCCTTCTTTGACACTCAGTGTCTCTTTGACACTCAGTATGAGGCAGGCCACAGATCAGCAAAGCGAAAGTGAAATTAAACAGGATTTGACATTCAGAAGATACTTGGTTGGTAACAGATTTACCCACCATGACTGTATCACAAAATAACCAACTGCTGAGTTCCAAGGAGGCTCCCCGACTCTGCCTCTgtcctccacctcccctccccagcgAGCCAGAGAGGGTCTATTGAAATGTGTCCCTGGTTTAGGAAAGGGTGCCCACGGTCCTTCAGAAGTCACATGTCCCTGCAATTTACGAAAATGTAGCAATATTCTGGCCAAAAGCTTCTACTCCGCGAGTCAACCAGGAGCACCTCCCCAGGCTGTCCCTCCTCCTAAGGTCACTATCTCGGCACCATCGAAATCCGCACGTGACTGTCCATCACCTTGATTCTTCGGCAGTTCCTTGGTCCCATGGCTAGCCTTATCTCTCCAGTGAGACGGGAAGCCCTTTGAGGGAAAGGGACCACTTCCTCTACTGAACAGCTACTACGTGCCAGACAATGTGCTTGGCAGGGTAAGACATGGCTCCTACCTTCAAGAAACTTACAGAAGGATAAGAAAAACCATGTGCAAAAAAGTAAGCACAGTCACGTAGGTATAAACAGGAAGCCAAGGAGCCCAGAAGAGGGGCATATACTGGCGGGGTGGGATAGCTGCCCGGTCTTAAAAGGCAAAAGAAGGCGGGAGGGCAAGCCAGGCAGGAAGGCCAGCGTCAAGGAGAGAAGCGGCTTGGTTTACAGGAGATAAAAACAGTTCGAAGTTGCTGGAACATCAAGCGCAAGGCAGGGAGCGGTGGGAGTTCAGGCTGGAGCTGTGGGGCCTAGCAAGGTGGCCACAGGCACAAGCCCGCGTAATTCCCAGCGGCTGGGTACCGGAGGGCCGCTTACGCAATTCGCAAGTGAACGAATTTGGGCGCCCATGGCGAGGCTCTGTCAATGACGGTCGGTGGTGGCGCCGCCAGCCCCCCCGCCCCCGTGCACCTGTGCGCCTTCGCAGCTGCCAAAGCAAACGCAGGCTCCCCGACTTCGCCAGATTTTCAAAGCGGGCTGCCAGCCCCGGGCCACTGCCACGGCCGCCCCGGGCCCCCGCCCCCGGACCCCTCGTTCATGCGCTCGGATTACAGCTCCTGTTGACGCACTGTAGCGGCCGCCTGCGCGCCAGCGGGGCCCGGCGGTTTTCTCTGCAGTCGCCACCGGGTTTTCCCGAAGAAGAGTCCCTCCCGacctggggctggggaggctgggggcGGTGAAGGCTGCTTCGGCCCGGCTGGCCCCAGGCGGGGCACGGCGGCGGGGAAGGGGCCGGGGCCGCTGGGGCTTGCGCGAGGCGCAGTACGGGAATCCGTCCCCCCCGGGACAGCGCGGCGGGAAACAAACAGGACGAGCTCCCTCCTCTCCGTGCCCGCGCCCCCAGGCGCCAGGGGTGGCAACGGCCTCAGGGGTCGAGGGAGGAGGCTCGGGCTCCCCGCGCTGCCAGGCTCAGgcttgggctggggctggggccggggccgCGGCAGGCACCCGCGGCGGGGGCGCAAGCGGCGCCCGGGAGCGGCTTGGGGCAGGGGCGCGCTCGGCCGGGGCGCTTGGTGGCCCCGGGCCCGTGCACCGGCGCCCAGACCGCTGTCATTACCTGGCCAGTGTAGTTTTCCCGGAGCCCGGGAGGCCTCGCAGGAGGTAGAGGTGTTTCCTAAAGCTGTGGCGGCGAGGAGGTGTCCCCCGCGGGGGCGGCCGGGGCGgccgctgccgctgctgctgctgctggggctggaggctcagcctcccaaaagatTGAAGGAAACTGTCCTCCATGGGCAGGAGGGCTGGCTGCGAGAGCCCCGGGTTCCCTTTACTGAAGTCACGGTCTTGGCCAAAGCTGTTGTTTTTGTGACTCTCCGGCCATGTGATGGATAGAGGGGCGGGCGCTGGGAGCCCAGCCCCTCCTTTCCACCCGCCGGAACCGTGCTGCGTGGGAGGGGGCGTCCCTACCTGGAAAGCTGGGGACGCTGGGAGACTCACAGCCCGGAAAACAAGGGTGACGCACCCACTCCCACCTCGAccccagctccgcctcctggtgcCCTTTGCCCTGagcagtggaggggaggggcccCGTCTAGTAGGTCTCTGGGACACTTCCCCGGCCTGGAAGCCAGGCCTCCTGCCACagccctccccaaccccagccccgaCCTGCCTAGACCCTGAAAGTGAAATCATTTTAGCTAATGATTAATGAGCTGCCCGGCATTGTAAATGGCAACAGTAAAGGCCATTGTCTCCCCCGATTTGTGAGCACCAACATCTGGCTGGCGTCCCAAGGGCTACCACCACTCTCCCAGGGCTTGTATCTTTTCTTGTTTCATCTTTCTTTAGCAGCCTGCCAAAAATATTATTAGAACGCTTTGTTGCCGCTACATAACTTTAAATCTCTCCTTCCTCAGAAAAAGCACCCATAAAACTCAGATTGATTTATGAACAGTAGCATAAGGGCTACCGCCCAGGTACCTGCCCTGTTGCCGCCTGAGAAGTGGGGGCTTCTTGGAGAACTCTTTCAGATCCCCGGGGAAAGTGGCAGAGTCTACCGACACCATTTATAGAGAAGTATCCAGACAGAAGTTCTCAGTTCCAGGAACTAGGGAGTACCCATTGGTTGATCACCACAGTGACTCTCCAACAGTTCACCCTCAAGAGCGTGACAGAGTGATCCTGTTTTCTGAACCAAAATTCACCATGCCTGCCTGAAAGAAACAACATTCAAAATTGACACCATCCTGGGAAATGCAGAATATATGGTGGCTTTGGCTATAATAATTATTGTAAAGTAATAAATTCTATTTCTGGCAGCTAAGGTACTAAAATTGTGaaaagaaactatgaaaaaaGTGATTTCCTTCTAAAACAAAATCCAGAGATTTCACAGTTAGCTTTTAGGAAGGGACTAATCCAAGTGGGGAGGGGCTCTGTGCTGAGAACTTCCCCTTCCCCTTGGGATTTCCCTCTAGGGATGGGATAGGGCGGAGTGGGAGATGAGCTGCTCTCCCTTGAAAATCCATTCCCAGCGTGGAGGAAGAATACTTTCctcattcttctcagcactgctAAGAAACAATGGAATTTCAAAGACCTCTAAATATTAGGAGGGAACCCATAAGGAacagaaaatatacataaatcgTAAAAATAGTGACACAATCTCTGTATCCTATCATAATTTGCCCAGCTTCACATGCTACCTTTTTCATTTTAACCTGCACTGGCTAATACGGGGGCCACtggtcacatgtggctagtgagcACTTGGAATGTGGCTACTGCAAACACGCTGTGCCcgggcccggtgcagtggctcacgcctgtagtcccagcactttgggaggccaaggcaggaggatcacttgaggctaggagtttgagaccagcctgggcaacatagtgagaccctgtatctaccaaaaattcaaaaattagccaggttgtggtggtgtgtgcctgtagtcctagctccttggggggctgaagtgggaggatcacttgagccagcaagttcaagactgcagtgagctatgatggtaccactgtactcgagcctggacaacagagcaagaccctgtctcctaaaaaacataaagtaaaattttaaaaatacacagtgaATTTTGAAGATTCAGtatgaaaaaagatattaaaactttttttatattgGTTATATGTTGAAATGGTATGCTGGGTATATTGGGTTAATATATTATTagaattaatttcatttatttttatcttccattGTGGCTCCTAGAGAGTTTAAGTTACATACGTAGCTGGCATTATATTCCTACTGGACAGGGCTGCATAAGCATCCGTCCACTTCCATTTCCCTCTGTCAAGAGGTCCCAGGCAGCAGCTGCAGGAAGACAACGCAGCTTTGTGGGTAGGGGTTTCAGCACAGGGCTTGTGGCAAGTAGAGCTATCTAACAGATGCCAGGAAACGTGAGTGTGTTCCTTAGGAGAGGTGGCTGAGCTCAGAGCTTTGGAAATCCTTTCCCCTACAAGGAGatagagaagagagaagacagcTGAGGAAGGGGTCCTGAGGACACCAGCATTTAAGGACTGTGCCTCAAGTGGATCTAGCAAAGGAGAGGACGATTGAATGACCAACAATTAAACAGAACACTGAAAGATGCAGGGAAGCCCAGGGAGGGAGTTTCAAGGAGGATCACATGGTCAGCAGCACCTGGAGACGATCTTACACACTGTCCTTTCACTTTTCTTTAGTTGACATTTAACTAGTCAACAAGTTCTATTTTTCCCAATGTATTCCTCAAAACCACAGTTTAAAGTAAACTGTTTGGGTATCTGTTTCCTCTCACTAGAGGTAGTGAGAGGGCATGGAGagtgtcttatttatctttgtcaGCCCAGGCTGTAACACAATATCAGCCTGATATTCAGAAGGTGCTTGATAATTGTATATGAACCTAAACTATTTTCTTAAAAGATAATCCTGAGTTTGGGATTTACTAAAAATGAAGACtgaacaggccgggtgcggtggctcacgcctgtaatcccagcacttcgggaggccgaggcaggcagatcacctgaggtcgggagttcgagaccagcctgaccaacatggagaaaccctgtctctactaaaaatacaaaattagccaggcgtggtggcatatgcctgtaatcccagctactcagaaggctgaggcaggagaattgcttgaactcgggaggcagaggttgtggtgaaccgagatcgcgctattgcactacagcctgggtaacaagagcgaaactccatctcaaaaataaacaaacaaacaaataaataaataaataaaaataaggctgaACAAGATAGTGATAATGTAAGGGAGTAACATAAACAGCCAGCACGATCTCACTTTGCTGCACTAGAAACCATTACTGTCAGggacataaagaaaataatcttataaACACCATTTTTGGCGAATGAAGAAACATTGAAATTTTTCTCTAACTATCACTGTTTAACAAGATGTGGAAAAGTAAGAAGGTGTGAAGGAAGAGCTTTTGGAAACT of the Pan paniscus chromosome 14, NHGRI_mPanPan1-v2.0_pri, whole genome shotgun sequence genome contains:
- the N4BP2L1 gene encoding NEDD4-binding protein 2-like 1 isoform X9 — its product is MISLSGSRQVGAGVGEGCGRRPGFQAGEVSQRPTRRGPSPPLLRAKGTRRRSWGRGGSGCVTLVFRAVSLPASPAFQVGTPPPTQHGSGGWKGGAGLPAPAPLSITWPESHKNNSFGQDRDFSKGNPGLSQPALLPMEDSFLQSFGRLSLQPQQQQQRQRPPRPPPRGTPPRRHSFRKHLYLLRGLPGSGKTTLARDDWSEHWPGSLKIVPSDLLRHLLAGDFGQSSSFSGPYVPYM
- the N4BP2L1 gene encoding NEDD4-binding protein 2-like 1 isoform X3, translating into MISLSGSRQVGAGVGEGCGRRPGFQAGEVSQRPTRRGPSPPLLRAKGTRRRSWGRGGSGCVTLVFRAVSLPASPAFQVGTPPPTQHGSGGWKGGAGLPAPAPLSITWPESHKNNSFGQDRDFSKGNPGLSQPALLPMEDSFLQSFGRLSLQPQQQQQRQRPPRPPPRGTPPRRHSFRKHLYLLRGLPGSGKTTLARQLQHDFPRALIFSTDDFFFREDGAYEFNPDFLEEAHEWNQKRARKAMRNGISPIIIDNTNLHAWEMKPYAVMALENNYEVIFREPDTRWKFNVQELARQIVSSKWICGLLHQNCLRWLLKSEFMDPIQ
- the N4BP2L1 gene encoding NEDD4-binding protein 2-like 1 isoform X1, producing MISLSGSRQVGAGVGEGCGRRPGFQAGEVSQRPTRRGPSPPLLRAKGTRRRSWGRGGSGCVTLVFRAVSLPASPAFQVGTPPPTQHGSGGWKGGAGLPAPAPLSITWPESHKNNSFGQDRDFSKGNPGLSQPALLPMEDSFLQSFGRLSLQPQQQQQRQRPPRPPPRGTPPRRHSFRKHLYLLRGLPGSGKTTLARQLQHDFPRALIFSTDDFFFREDGAYEFNPDFLEEAHEWNQKRARKAMRNGISPIIIDNTNLHAWEMKPYAVMALENNYEVIFREPDTRWKFNVQELARRNIHGVSREKIHRMKERYEHDVTFHSVLHAEKPSRMNRNQDRNNALPSNNARYWNSYTEFPNRRAHGGFTNESSYHRRGGCHHGY
- the N4BP2L1 gene encoding NEDD4-binding protein 2-like 1 isoform X5, whose product is MISLSGSRQVGAGVGEGCGRRPGFQAGEVSQRPTRRGPSPPLLRAKGTRRRSWGRGGSGCVTLVFRAVSLPASPAFQVGTPPPTQHGSGGWKGGAGLPAPAPLSITWPESHKNNSFGQDRDFSKGNPGLSQPALLPMEDSFLQSFGRLSLQPQQQQQRQRPPRPPPRGTPPRRHSFRKHLYLLRGLPGSGKTTLARQLQHDFPRALIFSTDDFFFREDGAYEFNPDFLEEAHEWNQKRARKAMRNGISPIIIDNTNLHAWEMKPYAVMVFQTEQKNLFRLEMDMVVFRPEMKKHSWCLKRKNPPNERTVGIRFNVRS
- the N4BP2L1 gene encoding NEDD4-binding protein 2-like 1 isoform X2, with amino-acid sequence MISLSGSRQVGAGVGEGCGRRPGFQAGEVSQRPTRRGPSPPLLRAKGTRRRSWGRGGSGCVTLVFRAVSLPASPAFQVGTPPPTQHGSGGWKGGAGLPAPAPLSITWPESHKNNSFGQDRDFSKGNPGLSQPALLPMEDSFLQSFGRLSLQPQQQQQRQRPPRPPPRGTPPRRHSFRKHLYLLRGLPGSGKTTLARQLQHDFPRALIFSTDDFFFREDGAYEFNPDFLEEAHEWNQKRARKAMRNGISPIIIDNTNLHAWEMKPYAVMVFQTEQKNLFRLEMDMVVFRPEMADSVFKVDLWTTPSELPQVAIKIRVHGPHSVVGISEETFMVSQEKKSTE
- the N4BP2L1 gene encoding NEDD4-binding protein 2-like 1 isoform X4, with the translated sequence MISLSGSRQVGAGVGEGCGRRPGFQAGEVSQRPTRRGPSPPLLRAKGTRRRSWGRGGSGCVTLVFRAVSLPASPAFQVGTPPPTQHGSGGWKGGAGLPAPAPLSITWPESHKNNSFGQDRDFSKGNPGLSQPALLPMEDSFLQSFGRLSLQPQQQQQRQRPPRPPPRGTPPRRHSFRKHLYLLRGLPGSGKTTLARQLQHDFPRALIFSTDDFFFREDGAYEFNPDFLEEAHEWNQKRARKAMRNGISPIIIDNTNLHAWEMKPYAVMALENNYEVIFREPDTRWKFNVQELARRNIHGVSREKIHRMKERLESDLM
- the N4BP2L1 gene encoding NEDD4-binding protein 2-like 1 isoform X6; protein product: MISLSGSRQVGAGVGEGCGRRPGFQAGEVSQRPTRRGPSPPLLRAKGTRRRSWGRGGSGCVTLVFRAVSLPASPAFQVGTPPPTQHGSGGWKGGAGLPAPAPLSITWPESHKNNSFGQDRDFSKGNPGLSQPALLPMEDSFLQSFGRLSLQPQQQQQRQRPPRPPPRGTPPRRHSFRKHLYLLRGLPGSGKTTLARQLQHDFPRALIFSTDDFFFREDGAYEFNPDFLEEAHEWNQKRARKAMRNGISPIIIDNTNLHAWEMKPYAVMVFQTEQKNLFRLEMDMVVFRPEMKKHSWCLKRKNPPNERTV
- the N4BP2L1 gene encoding NEDD4-binding protein 2-like 1 isoform X7; its protein translation is MISLSGSRQVGAGVGEGCGRRPGFQAGEVSQRPTRRGPSPPLLRAKGTRRRSWGRGGSGCVTLVFRAVSLPASPAFQVGTPPPTQHGSGGWKGGAGLPAPAPLSITWPESHKNNSFGQDRDFSKGNPGLSQPALLPMEDSFLQSFGRLSLQPQQQQQRQRPPRPPPRGTPPRRHSFRKHLYLLRGLPGSGKTTLARQLQHDFPRALIFSTDDFFFREDGAYEFNPDFLEEAHEWNQKRGISDRTKESFQAGNGHGSFQARNEETFMVSQEKKSTE